In the genome of Terriglobia bacterium, the window CGGAAGCCACCGCCTGTTCGGACCATTGACTGCGGGGCAGATATTCTGGGCATCAGCGGCTATTGGTGACTGGATGCAGCGGAAATTCCGGCCGGCGACGGGAGTCCGCCAGACCTCTACACAAGATTTCCAGCCAGTCCCAAATCCGAGAATATTCCGAATTCTTGACTAGCCGCCTTCGCTGCGCGCCGAAGTTGCCTGTCCACGACGGTAATATCGCGCCGGTTGGCTCCGAGATTCAGCCGCGCGCAGTGTCCGGTTCAGTGGATGGGAACGATTCGGACGCTGTGGTCATAACCGGTTGCGGATGCAGTCATGGTCATTTCCAATCGCAACTCACGGCGAGGGCGATATATCAGCGCCGGTCGGAAGCAGACCAGGCAACGATGTCCACGGCGGCGCACGCTGGGATAGACCAGGCCATTCGCTCGCTGCTCGATCAGGAGTTCCCGCGCGAAAGATTGTGATTTCCTGTAACAGGCGGGCACCGGCTCTGGTTGCAGATACTCGGAGTAACGCCGGGCAGGTCGAAACACGTGGAAGTCGCTGTCGAAGTCGGCAAGCCAATCGTCGTAGGTCGAGGTCTCCTGATCGGGGCGCTGATGCGGAAGCTCGGGGACAACGATCTCGGCCAGGCGCCGCTTCTTGTGATAGCTGACCTCGGCCACGGAAGTCTCAAGTTCGTCGGCGGCATACCAGCCGCCGCGCGTGGCATCGCTGAAGCGGGCTCCGTATTCGTGGGTATGGGTGAAGGCCGCGTTCACGATCTGAGCGTTGGGAATTCCGTAGACCAGCTCATAGGGACCGATCCCTGCCAGCCCGTGCTGCTCGCCCTGGATGCGGTCATTGGTCGCTCCATCGAGCAGAACGAGTTGCTCGAGCATACGGTCATCGTCGGCCACCTCTGCGAGCACGGTTTCCCGCTCACTATAGAGCGCAGGGATGAGGCGATGTTGCGCTTGGAAGGAGAAGTGTCGACGCGAGGGGATCATTGCCCGCCACGCCAGCTGTCGAGGATGCGCCGGACCGCCACCATGCCCGGCTGTCCATGTCGGATCATGAACTCGACCGGTGGTTGCCCGGCAAACAGGGGACCACGATTTCCCAATGTCACCCAGCGATCCGCCCAGGGATCGCCGAAGTAGATGTGCAGCGCTTTGTAGATACCAAGGATCAAGGAGACGCGGACCAGCGTGTCCTGGTTAAGCTTGGTACGCTTGGGATGGGACTTCCAGGCATGGAAGGTCGAGGAAGCAATGCCGCCCAGCAGGGCGCGTGCCTGCGATTCCGACAAATTCCAGCGCCCGGCGATGTTGAGAAAGCCTCGGATGGCTGAGGCACTGAGGCGTTCGCGTTCGGTGGCATCGCCTAGATCAGCAGCGCGATCGAAGCCGTAGCCGGCGACCGCCGGTAGATAGGGAAAAGCGTTCATTAACACGCCTCGAAATCGATAATAATTATCCTCGATTTCGAGATCAGGTGTCAACCGCCTCCATCGTGCGAGAATTCAGCCGCGAAGTGCGTTCCCCTTCGGTTGTGCAACCTGGTTGCACAAATCGGGTGCTTGCCCCGCACCCGTTAGAAACTGAGGCGCGGCCAATCTCTCGGGGGAAGGGTCCACGCGCGCATGGGTTCGGAAGCACACTAATAAAACTACGGCCGGGTACCAAATTTTGGCTACATTTCGCAGTATTTTTTTCAATCGAGGACGAAGTCCCATATCGTGCACCGTGGCCGTTACTCCTCCTCATCGAAAAACGCATTGATCTCCTGGGTAAGCAGGTCGGAAAACAGCAGCATCGGGCAGCTCTTCTGACTGCACTGGCTGTTCCGCCAAACCATTTCGGTTACTTGGGCGGGCGTGATGAGGATTCTCGGTTGTGGTTGAGCATCGGGATCGAAGGCGCCGCAAAAGTCGAGAAGCAGTTCGGCGAGCTTCCGTTTCCCGTCCGGCTGCAGATCCGGTCTCAGGATACCGGCACAGGCCCAGGTCGCATTGACGCGCTCCTCAATCTTCTGCAGCTCTAATTTTCTTTTCGCGGCGAGCTGCTCAGCCTTCGCACGGCGACTTCGTCTTGACATGATTTGGTCCGGTTATGCTCGGCTTTCCTGAAGTGTTCATCGACGGCGTTGCAAGACTTCGAAGTCAACGACAATGGGGTCCCGCTCTACTCCGCCCGAGCTCTCATCAAGTAGTGCAGCGTTGATGTGGTACGTCTTGCCTCGCTTGCGGGTGCCGTAACCCGCGTGCACATGGCCGCAGATATGCAGGATCGGTTGTACTCGTTTGAGAGCCTCTAGTAGCTCTCGGTCTCCTTCACGTTCCTCAGAGCCTGGAGGTCCGTCGAGAATTCCATAGGCAGGGCCATGCGAAATCAGGATTTCTATATCTGTGGGAATCTGCGCCCATCGCTTCTTGCGGTCTTCAGGGTTGGACATCCCGAAGGCTCCGCCGTAGAGTGGCGTCCCTGGAGAGCCCCAGATCTTGACCCCTTCGATCTCGACCCCCGCATCAATAAGCAGGATCGCGTTGCTGATGGCACCTCGGTTGCGAAGGTCTTCCAGCAAGTATTCGTGATTTCCCGGAACGACCACCTTGTACCGATGAGGCAATTCCCCGAGCCACCGATTGAAATCATGCAACATCGAGGGGCGCTTGGAGAAGAATGTGAAATCGCCAGCGTGGATCAGCATGTCGCCATTTGGAACAACCAGTTCCCGATGCAGTTCGTGCGTATCGCTCATGCAGACGATGCGCATTAGCTACTACCTCGCAGAGTGGCACAACGATAGTGGGCGTCTTTCTGTGGGGTGATGTTTTTGGGCAAGTGGAAGGTTCCAATGATGGCCTTCGGAGCAGCAGGATTCGCGATAATGCAGGAATCGGCGAATAGGAAGAATGTCGCATGCCTTTTGTCATAGCCGACTCGCCCGCGGGGTGGTTCATCATACTCAACATCAGCGGGAATCGTGCGGCGCCGTTGCAGCATTGACCGGAAGTCGATGTGTCCGGTCGCGTGGGTCAGCGCATCCCCGTAAGGCTCCGCTTTGGACAGCGGGGTCGAGTCGGTGATGAGCCTTCTGCCGTAAAGCCAGAAAATGCCAACGCGGGGCTCTACTTCAGGCTTTTCGTGCTTTTTCGGCATCGTTTTGTAACACGGGTGGTCAGGACCCGCTTCATATGCTTTTTTAGCCCTTGGGGCGCATCGGGACAGTTGTACGCGAAGTGCTCTGCCACAACCTCCCGGGTATACCTCTCGTAACCATGGCCGCACCAAAGGCAGAACCCCACGTAGTTCTTGGAATCGCTCGCGATTTCCTTGAGCGCCTCAGGGAGTTTAGCTGGGAACTGAATCTCAACCGCTCCGGCTTCTTTGACCGCCTCTAACTCAGCCGGGCTAATTCCGTTTTCGTGTTTGGGACAGGCGCGAAGTTCGATTGGGCAGTCGCTGTGGTCGCCTACGTCACAAGGGAGGTCACAAAAGCACATGCATTTGGGATTGCTGCATTCGTAATGATGACCGCCGATACCGCACAAGTGTTTATGAGCCATAGTCGTCTCAGAAATGGGGCACGGTTGTCTCGTGCCCCGGAGAGTGATTGTTTGAGCTATTTGCGACGAATGAGCAAACCGCTATCAGCGTGATTGCTAGAAACGATGCGGCTCGCGGAATCGCGGGTCTCGTTGAAATGGGTGGTTGTGCGACCAAGCAGGTGCCCGCTGTTGTCACGCACCACGGCACCGCGACCAGAATCGAAGCCGGTGGTGAGTCTACCGACGACCTGGCGTTGGAAATCGCGAATGTAGTGAGTCTTGAGTGGCAACTGATCCTCCTTCCACACCCTTAACCTACGGCGATACGCGAGAAAATGGCTACAGTTGAGGAGCGCTGTATTCAAAATTTCCTCGGCAGCCGTAGATTTCTGAATGGCTCGCCTTTATTGCGTAGATCTCGGGTTTCGTGAAGCCCCCAACCTCGTCCGGATGGCCACAAGCATCTTTGTTGCGGCAGAGAATGCTGCGGCGGCGATCCAGTACGTTGAGGATAGATTCTCAGCAGTCCTCCTCCGGGCATCCATCCAGCGTGTGGTGGAGGCCGAAGGTCTGATCATGAACTGGACCTCCGGTGAGCTCGAATTGGTTCGCGATTCGGAACAGACGCAGTTTGAGGGTAATCCAAACACTCAGCCGTGGGATTAGCTACGCTCGGTCGCTCACACCCAAATGCTGCCGAATACTGGCAATCAGCAAGGGGTGTGGCCGGACTTCGCCACGGAGGTGTCTCAGGAAGAGCAGGGAATCGGCGAAGCTCAGGTAGCCGACGCGGTCGAGATAGGCGGCAACCACGGCCGGGGCACGGGACACGCCGGTTTGGCAGTGCACAAGAACTCGTCCGGTGGCAATGTGGGTTTCGATTGCTCCCAGCAAAGAGAGGAGTTGCACACCCGGAACCGGGATGCCATGCACCAGAGGCAGGTGCACGTAGCGAATCTCGGGGTTGCGATGTTCGAGAGTGGCAGAGAGAGATCACGGTAGAGATATGCCAGGGGTTCTTGAGGGTGAGCATTTCCGCGTCCTCGCGGTCGCCCAGGTAAAGTCGGTCGAAAACACGGGTCATCGCTGTTGTCCCAGAGGTAGATTCGAGACCACCTTTTCTAAACTACCGGGAAAATCATTTTTTTGGATAGAAGGCTCCGACTGTAGCTGCTGTCGGACGAAGATGCGAAAAGAAAACTACTGCTCAGCAGCAAGACTGCAAGAAGTTTCAGGCGCATCTGACCCATTTCTGGCAAGACGTTTCTGAGGTGCGTGGTTTGTGATTCTAAGTGGGGGTGTCAGGAATTCGGCCGGTCAGAACATTGTCATATCGGCAACTGCGACACCAGAGCGTCAATGTCTTCCTTCGTGTTGTAGAAATGCGGGGCGATTCGCAGGCGCCCCAAACGAACGGAGACGATAATGTTCTTGGCCTCGAGTTGCTGATGGATGTTCTCTGAGGGACGAGCCGGATTGTCACAGATTACGATGGCGGACGTTTCGCCGGGTTCGGACGGGCTATGAACGGTGTAGCCACGCTCTGCAAGAGCTTCCCGGAGATAGGCGACAAGGTACAAGAGATATTCTTCGATCTGCGGTGGTCCCACCTCGAGGAACATCGCCAGAGTGCGGCCCACTCCGCAGATGCCGACCTCATTCATCGTGCCGCACTCGAGGGGTAGCGCTCCTTCGCGAAACTCAAGTCTTTCATGCACCGCGTAGTCCCGGAAATTCTGTACCGAGGTCCATCCTATGACAGTCGGTTCAACTCTTTGCCGGGCGCGGTCGGACAGATAGAGGAGGGAAATGCCTTTAGGTCCGAGCAGAAATTTGTGTGTGCCCGCGGCGAGCGCATCCACGAAATCGCGCTCCACGTCGAGTTGGAATGCACCGAGACCTTGGACGGCATCAACCACAAACAGAATGTCGCGTTCACGACAGAATCGTCCGATCCGCTGGAGATCGAATCGCTGACCAGTCCCAAATTGAACCCAACTGAGCGTCAGGACACGTGTTCTGTTGTTGACAAGGGAGAGAAGTCCATCGACTTCAATTCGTCCACCAGTCTCAGGCTGGAGGCGCAGTTCAACTCCGTATGCGGAAGCAAGTCGTGACCACGGATAGACGTTGGCGGGAAATTCGATGGCCGCCGAGACTACGTTATCGCCAGGTCGCCATGAGATTCCATTGGCGATCGCGGAGAGAGCCTCGGAGGTGTTGCGAAGGAATGCAACCTGCTCCGGCCGGGCATTAATCAGTCGGGCTGCCGCTGCGCGGGTTGCCGCGGTCGTCTGTTCCCACTGCTCAAAATTCCGGCCGCCGTGCTTCGCCACCCCATCCAGCATCTGTTGCATCGCTTGCATGGTGGGAAGTGGCAGCGGTGCAACGCTGGCATGGTTAAGATACGTATAGCGCTGGGTGATTGGGAAAAGGCTGCGATACTGATATGGAAAGTCTCTCGGTAAAACGGGGTTAGCTGCTGCTGCCGCAGATTCTGCCACGTCGATGAATTGTCTGACCTTTTCCTGGTCCCGCGCCAAGTCGAGCTCCGTGGCACCGTACGGCGGATCACGTCTCCGTCAGTGGTAAGGCCGCGATGTGCCGCGACGGTTATTGTCGAGCAAGCTCCGCAGGTTTCATGAGCCTGCATTCGGTAAATGCAACGAATGTTGCACAACGGAATCTATACAGACATCGATGATGTGTCAAGGGTTTCTATGTTGGAGGCAAGAAAATTCGATGTCCTCAGCGATCGTCCCCTAGCAGCAGTTGACAGCGGTTGCGGAAGTTCGCGCAGTCCGGTAACCTTCAGCGCACATCCTAACGGTTGTAACATCCAACAGTTGTTTCACTACGAGACCTTGAGGGCCTGAAGATGGGATCAGGACGCGGCTATTCGGCAATGGCAGTAAAGCAGAAAGGGAGCCGTCCGGACTTGATCCGAGGGCTGGGTGTTTCCGCTGCTGCCGCTATTGTCATGGGAACGATGATCGGCACCGGCATCTTTCTCAAACCCAGCGAAATGGCCAACCAGGCTGGCGTGATCGGGATCGTTTTCGCCGCCTGGATTGTCGGCGGCATCCTGTCGCTCTTCGGCGGCCTTTGCTACGCGGAACTCGGGGCGTCAATTCCTGAAGCTGGTGGGGAATACAGTTACCTACGCAGAGGCTTCGGCCCGGTCTGGGGATTTCTTTTCGGATGGATGCACTCGGTCGTCGCACGGCCAGCTTCGGTTGCAGCCATTGCAGCAGGACTGGCTCGGTTTTGTGCGTTCCTGTTTCCCGTCCTGGCAACACCACTCTATGTAATTCATGGCCAGATGCCGTTTCTCAATCAGCCAATTCAGTTCGCATTTACATGGATGCAGCCGCTTTCTGTGGTGTCCCTGATTGTGATCTCGTATGTAAACTACCTCGGGATCCGCGCGGGTGGCCGCTTACAGGTGGCGCTCACGATTGTGAAAGTGCTCTCACTGCTCGTGATCATCGTGGGAGGGCTAATGTTCCTGCACCGCGGTGAGCATATGACCCACGTAGAAATCGGGCGGCTCTGGCCGGCAAACCTGGGATGGAAGGAGATTGGGGGCTTCTTCGGTGCTCTGGCGGCCGCTGTATGGGCCTACGACGGCTGGAATGATCTGAACCTCGTCGGCTCCGAGGTTGAGGATCCGGGACGAACTTTTCCGAGAGTGATCGTGACCGGGATGCTGATGGTCATTGTGTTGTTCCTGCTTTTCAATTACGTGTGTTTTACCGCCCTGCCGTTCAGCAGTATTCAAACTTCGCGAGATGTAGCTTCGGATGTCTTTTCGAGTTTCGCAGGCAAAGCGGCAGGACTCTGGATCACCGTCATCATGGCTATTTCCGCGCTGGGCACGCTCAATTCTTCGGCTTTGAGCGGCGCCCGAGTGGACTACGCCATGGCGCGGGACGGCTTGTTTTTCCGGTTCGCAGGCGCCGTGCACCCGAAGTATCGATCACCTGGAAACGCCCTCATTTTCCAGTGCTGCATGGCGAGCCTGATGGCTCTTTCCGGGACCTTCGAAGACCTTACATCGCTGGTGATGTTTGGCAGTTGGATTTTCTACGGCTTTGCGGTTGCAGCCATGATCCGGATGCGAATTACGGAGCCCGACCTGCCGCGGCCTTTCCGTACCTGGGGCTACCCGCTCGTGCCCGTATTGTTCATTGCGGGGGCGTTTGCCCTTGCGGTGAGTATGTGGCTCAACCGCCCGATTCGTTCTTCGATCGGATTGGTGCTGATCCTCTGTGGGCTGTTTTTCTACCGCTCGTGGCGAACGCGCGCAGCGCAGGGTTCGGCAGAGTTCTCTAAGTAGAAATCCCAATATGAGCTGTTGACAGCGGTTACGAGAGGGTGGTACCGTCCGTCGCGAGCGTGAAACATATGTTGCAGTTATGATAAAGTTCGTGAACAGCGCCCAGCCAGGAAGGTGATCCATGACCGTTACAGCCACAGCCAAAAAGGTAGCGCTCTCACAGCGAGCGGCGCGACTGGTGCCAACCATGCCTCCCCCAGAACCTGCCGACGTGATTTCGTTGGGTTCCGGACATGGCTTCCCCGGAGTTTTCCCGGATCTCACAGAGATGGCGACGGTTGCACTGTCGCAGTATCGTCCGGAAACGTTGCAGTACGGGCCGACGCTGGGCTTACCGGACATGCGGGAATGGATCGCCGGCTATATGAGGGAGAACGGGGTTGAGACCTCGGCCGACAACGTGCTCGTAGTTAACGGCGCAAAGCATGGCCTGGATTTGATTTCGCGCCTTTTGCTTGACGAGGGAGATACCGTCATCGTCACCGCGCCCACCTACTTCACTTGTATTCCGATCTTCAAGACATTTGGTGTGAAGTTCATCGAGGTGTCACAGGACGAGCACGGACTCGTGGTGGACGAACTGGAAGAGACGTTGCAGCGACGCGAACGCGAGGGACTTCCAACTCCGAAGCTGATCTACAACGTCCCGGATTATCACAACCCGGCAGGCGTTACGATGCCGCGGGATCGGCGCGAAAGATTGGTCAGGATTGCCGAGGCGCATGGGATGTACGTGGTTGAGGACAGCCCTTATCGCCGGGTGCGATTTGAAGGGGAGCAGGAGCCAATGGTAAAGGCGTTCGACCGCGGCGACACGGTCTTCGTGCTGGGCACATTTTCGAAATTGGTAGCTCCCGGGATGCGTGTCGGCTGGATTGTCACGTCGCCGGAAATGGTTGCTCGCTTGGCGCAATTGAAATCGGATCTTGGGTCGTGTCCGCTGACACAACGAATCATCCTCGAATTCTGTCGTGCTGGGCTTCTGGAGAAGCACACGAAGCGGGTCCAGGACACGTATCGCAGGCATCGCGACACGATGATTGCGGCATTACGAAAAGAACTGCCCGAGGCATCTTTCGTGGTGCCTCATGGCGGCTACTATCTCTGGCTGACATTGCCGAAACACATTGACGCGGACAAATTGACGGAACGCGCAATGGCCGAGAAGGTGGGAATCATTCCGGGAAGCAAGTTTTACGCCGGCAATGGTCCGAAGGGGCTGGGCGCCCCGAAAAATAACATTCGGCTCTGCTATAGCCATGCCGATCCCCACGAGATCGAAGAAGCTATCCACAGACTCGCGCGAGCCGTGAGATCCATGAGCGCCTGATAGATGCTCGGAAATAAATGCTGAGGAGGTGGACGTGGCTTCCGTCCTGAGGATCGGTCCCGTTGTAGCGGAGCGAGGCCAGGTTGCGCGAGGATTTCTGCCGGTTGGCGAGACGATTACCGGGCCGGTTCAGTTGCCGGTCATCGTCATCCATGGTGCGGAGCGAGGGCCGGTACTTTGCCTCACCGCCGGGGTGCACGCGACGGAGTACGCTTCGATCGACGCAGTGATGCGGCTCATCAACGAGCTGCGGCCCGAGTCATTGCGGGGCTCGGTGGTTGCGGTGCCGATTGTGAACATGCACATGTTCAGCTCCCGTTCACCGTTTGTTTCACCTCTGGATGGCGTCAACCTGAACAAGATAGCTCCCGGCGGCAAGGGCTCGATCTCCGAAATGCTCGCGCAGAGCCTTTTCGAAGAAGTGATCACAAAATCGGAATACCACATCGATCTTCATGCCGGCGACTTTGGCGAGATGTTGCTGGAATTCGCCGGATATAGTCTGACTGGAAACGGCGAATTGGATCGAAAAGGAGAAGCCCTGGCTCGAGTGTTCACTCCCCGGGTGTTCTGCCTGGCGCCGAAGGGTAGCACTCTGCCACCCTCGCCCGGCTTCGTGGCCAACGCAGCGGCAAATAAGGGAATTGTTTCCATCCTCGCGGAAGCTGGCGGAAACGGAACTCTGGAAGAGCTCGATGTTCAGATTCACGTCCGGGGAGTTCGCAACGTACTTCGGTTTCTCAAGATGATGGATGGCGACCCGGAAATTCCGGGCCCGCAAGTGCAGGCGACCGACTGGCACAACACCAGAACTAGTTGTTCGGGACTGATGCATTTGAAAGTTTCTGTAGGCGACGAGGTACGGGCGGGACAGGAGATAGCCGAAATACGGGACGTATTTGGTCAAACTGTCGAGACGGTTCGAGCCGCAAAGGGCGGCCTGGTAATGCTGGCTTGGGCTCATAAGGCGGTCAAATCGGGGGATCCGGTGGTTCGGTGCTGGTCCACAAGACCGGCGTTGCCATTCGCGGAGACGGACCGTTTCATCTCTCGTGCTAGGTGAAAAAGGTATGTAGCGATACAATTTCGCTTTCCGAAAGGTCCTCTGTGACAGTGCACGTAGATCGCAATACTCTTCCCAATGGTACATGGGCGCTTCTGCGGAACCTCACACCGCGAAGGCGCGAAATCATCCGACCGGTTCTGGAGAGTCCCAGTACATATGTTCTGCTCGGGCTTCGCGGTGTTTCACGAAAGCTGAAAAGTGACCCGGCAACCGTATTGCGCACGGTGCAGGCCATGGGGTTCAAGCGCTACCGCGACTTCCAGCAGTACCTTCACGAGTACACGATTGCATTCAGCACCTCGCTCGAAGCTCTCGAGAAGGGATCAGAGCGCGCCAAGGGGACGGAAGGACTGATCCAGGCCTCAATCAAGCGGGACATGGACAACTTGAAGCAACTGCAGAACACGCTAGATCCGGGCCGGGTAATTGCGGTCGCCCAAAAGGTTTATGAGGCCAGGAGAATTCTCCTGATTGGCGGCGACATGGTAACCGCCCTCGTCACCTACCTGGACTACAACCTTGCGATGTTGGGGTTGAACGTAGTGCGTGCGGTATTGCCGGGAGAAATCAATCACCGGGTTCGCACAATCGGCAAGCAGGATGTGGTGATCGGGATCTCCTTCGGGCGCGGATTGCGACAGACGGTCGAAGGTTTGAAAGAAGCGCGAGAGAACGGCGCCTATTGCGTGGCCGTGAGCGATACATTCATCTCACCTGTCGCAAAACACGCGGACCAGTTTTTTCTCACGCCAACGGAAAAGCTCTCATTCGCAGATTCCTACGTTGCCTGCATGGCGCTGTTCAATGTACTGCTGATTGCATGCGCAAACGTGGAACGTCGTAGCACGATGGCCCTGCTGAAGAAGGTCGCACAGGAGCAGCGGTCGGGATATCGCTGGTATTTCGAGGAGCCTCACACGCCGTCGCACAACAACGACTAAGATGTGTGCAGGCTTTTCGAAGCAGATGTTTCAAGGAAAATCAACCCAGCCTTCTCTGCCTTGACATGATCTCGTTGGGGTTATACTCTGCCACGGTCCCCCTGAAAGCAACAATTGTTTCATTTGCCGGAAACCTAGGGCCGGGGGGACTGGGAGAGAAACAGAGATGGCTTTCGCCCGACTTCGTTCTGCAGTGCTACCCACAATTGTTGGCTATCTTTTCCTGTGCGCGGCGGCGATGGCCCAGGGGCCGCGGTTCGAAGTCTCATTCCCGGCATCGTTACAGGCACAACCGATTACGGGCCGCTTGATTGTCGTTCTTGCAAGAAGAGACAGCCCTGAGCCCCGGTTGACCATCTCGGAGCTTGGCCCGCCAATTTATGGAATTGACGTGGATCAGTTGCAGCCCGGAAGTCCGGCGGTTGTAGATTCACGAGCCTTGGGCTTCCCCTTGAAAATGTCAGAACTGCCTGCGGGAGATTACTACGCGCAGGCGGTCATGAATGTTTACACCGAGTGCCATCGCACGGACGGGCACAGCGTGTGGGTTTACATGAATGACGGGCTTGGAATGCACCTGCTGAATACCGCACCGGGGAATCTTTACAGCGAACCCGTGAAGGTGCACGTCGATCCGGCAGCACCTTCGACAGTCAAGCTTGAACTCTCGAAGGTGATTCCGCCCGACCCGGAACCGCAGGACACGGCGTGGTTGAAGCACGTGAAGATCAAGAGCGAGTTGCTCACCAGGTTCTGGGGCCACCCGGTATTCATAGGGGCGACGGTTTTGTTGCCTAAAGGATACGACGAGCATCCGCACGCTCATTATCCGGTCGTATATGTGCATGAGCACGGCATTCCATTTCAATTCACGACGGACGCGAGCCATGAAGAGCAGGAGAAGCGAGGAGCACGCGCCGCGAATGTAGAGACCGGTTACGAGTTCTACCAGTCGTGGGACTCGGATAAATTCCCAAGGTTCATCGCGGTGACCTTTCACCAGCCGACGCCATTTTTCCCCTCCTCCTATTCAATCAACTCTGCAAATGATGGCCCGTACGGAGATGCGCTGACGAAGGAGATGATTCCGTACCTGCAACAGCACTTCCGAATCATCGATCAACCGTATGCACGGCTGGTGGAAGGCGCTTCGACCGGTGGATGGGAGACGCTTGCATTACAACTCCATTATCCCGATTTCTTTGGTGGAGCATGGGTCTTCAATCCCGATCCCATCGATTTTCAGAACTGGCAGCTGATCAATATCTACAAGGATGACAATGCGTTCGAAGTTCCGGGCTTCCCGGAGTTTCATTCGTCCGAGCGTCCGTTCCGTCGCTCGACTGAAGGGCAGGTTATCTACACGCAAAGAAAGATGAGCCTCTTCGAAGCGGTCATGGGATCGCACGGCCGATCAGGAGATCAGATAGACGCGTGGGAGGCAATCTACGGACCGGTCGGTCAGGATGGTTATCCCGTTCCGCTGTGGGATCCGCTCACTGGAAAGATCGATCACAACGTTGCGCTCTACATGCGGGATCACGGTTACGACCTGCGGTACTACGCGGCGGCAAACTGGCCGACGCTGGGTCCGAAGATCGTGGGCAAGCTGCATTTCTTCTCCGGCGACATGGATAACTTCTATCTGAACCTGGCGGTCTACCGTTTCCAGGAATTTCTGGAAGGCACAAAAGACCCGCATTACGAGGGTGAATTTTCGTTTGGCCGTCCACTGAAAGGCCACAACTGGCACAGGACGACGTGGGCTGAACTGGTGCGCGAGATGGCGGATTACGTTCGCAAGAACACGCCAGCCGGGCAGAACGTCGCAGAGTGGAATTACTGAGAATTAAGGACGGGGATCATGAGGATCATACGCGTTATTGGGACCTTATTGTGCGCCAGCCTGCTCGCGACGCCAGTTTTAGCCCAGCAAAAGAAGGCGTCGTCGATGGCCGAAGAGTGGACGATTCCCGTAGTGGCGAAGACGATGAAGAACGGATTGACGGTAATCGTTTCTGAAGATCACTCGGCGCATACCTTCGGCATGAACATCATCTACCGGATCGGCTATCGCCTCGAACCATCGGAACGCAGCGGATTCGCACATCTTTTCGAGCACATGATGTTCGAGGGAACGCCTGATGCGAAGAAAGGTGTGATGAGCGAAGTAGTGCGTGGCGGCGGCGGTTGGTACAACGCCGATACACGCGCCGACTATACCGAGTACATAGATTCGGCACCGATCTCGGCGCTCGACCCGGTTCTCTGGTGTGAAGCCGACAGGATGAAGACTCTTGATTTCAACCCTGTCACGCTGGACAACCAGCGGAAGGTGGTCGAGGAAGAACTCAGGGGAAGCGTTCTCAACCGTCCCTACCAACTTTTCTACGTGATCGATTTACCGGATAAGGCATTCGACAATTTTGCCAACACTCACAACCCCTTTGGAAATTTCCAGACCCTCGACGCGGCTACTGTGGATGACGTGAAGTCCTTTTACGAACATTTTTACGCGCCGAACAACGCCATCATGGTCATCGTTGGCGATGTCACGCCGGATGAGGTGTTCGCGAAGGTGGAGAAGTATTTCGGACGGATCGCGCCCCGCAAGGTCCCTCCGCCACCCGACGTTTCGGAGTCTCCCCAGAAGACGGAAAGACGG includes:
- a CDS encoding pitrilysin family protein — encoded protein: MRIIRVIGTLLCASLLATPVLAQQKKASSMAEEWTIPVVAKTMKNGLTVIVSEDHSAHTFGMNIIYRIGYRLEPSERSGFAHLFEHMMFEGTPDAKKGVMSEVVRGGGGWYNADTRADYTEYIDSAPISALDPVLWCEADRMKTLDFNPVTLDNQRKVVEEELRGSVLNRPYQLFYVIDLPDKAFDNFANTHNPFGNFQTLDAATVDDVKSFYEHFYAPNNAIMVIVGDVTPDEVFAKVEKYFGRIAPRKVPPPPDVSESPQKTERRFVEDEKMATTPALAIGYRMPPGSSPDALVGGLTAELLASGSASRLNQVMVQEKKVATDVSGGANWPLGTPFAYGGPTLMTVLVHYPSSTNADTVISTFDGVVADLDQHGPSQPELERVRTKMLSDWYSELESPVERATAIAYAQLFYGNTDRVNEVGKILAKITANDVRAFVAKYMRPNNRTIIIRQPVSAKAAATKEGK